Proteins encoded in a region of the Mycolicibacterium chitae genome:
- a CDS encoding hemophore-related protein yields MIRPPLTKVAAAACGLALSLSAGAGIASAAPDYGPMVDTTCSFDQAMTAVRTENPTAAQYLDQSPPNVQFLQVYLGSSRDERINLLNQISGNPGIDQALPVFQQMLTSCSKY; encoded by the coding sequence ATGATCCGACCACCGTTGACCAAAGTAGCTGCCGCCGCGTGCGGACTGGCCCTGTCCTTGTCGGCCGGCGCGGGTATCGCGTCCGCAGCCCCCGACTATGGGCCGATGGTCGACACCACCTGCAGCTTCGATCAGGCGATGACGGCGGTGCGCACGGAGAACCCGACCGCCGCGCAGTACCTCGACCAGTCGCCGCCCAACGTGCAGTTCTTGCAGGTGTACCTCGGCTCGTCCCGCGACGAGCGGATCAACCTGCTCAACCAGATCAGCGGCAACCCGGGCATCGACCAGGCCCTGCCGGTGTTCCAGCAGATGTTGACCAGCTGCTCCAAGTACTGA
- the rfbA gene encoding glucose-1-phosphate thymidylyltransferase RfbA, translating into MRGIILAGGSGTRLHPITMGVSKQLLPVYDKPLVYYPLSTLIMAGIRDILVITTPSDASAFQRLLGDGSAFGVDLRYAVQEDPEGLAQAFVIGADHIGGDTVALALGDNIFYGPGLGTSLSRFQNVSGGAIFAYWVANPAAYGVVEFGADGTALSLEEKPQHPKSHYAVPGLYFYDNDVIEIARSLQKSARGEYEITDVNRTYLEQGRLSVEVLARGTAWLDTGTFDSLLDASDFVRTIERRQGLKVSAPEEIAWRAGFINDDQLAARANELLKSGYGQYLLHLLDRK; encoded by the coding sequence ATGCGCGGCATCATTCTGGCGGGTGGCTCGGGCACCCGGCTGCATCCGATCACGATGGGCGTGAGCAAGCAGCTGCTGCCCGTCTACGACAAGCCGCTGGTCTATTACCCGCTGTCGACACTGATCATGGCGGGTATCCGAGACATCCTGGTGATCACGACGCCCAGTGACGCCTCCGCATTTCAGCGGCTTCTGGGCGACGGATCGGCGTTTGGCGTGGACTTGCGCTATGCGGTTCAGGAGGACCCCGAGGGCCTGGCCCAGGCCTTCGTGATCGGTGCGGACCACATCGGTGGCGACACCGTGGCACTTGCTCTGGGCGACAACATTTTCTATGGTCCGGGACTGGGCACCAGCCTGAGTCGGTTTCAGAATGTGAGCGGCGGCGCGATTTTCGCGTATTGGGTAGCGAATCCGGCGGCCTACGGCGTCGTGGAGTTCGGTGCTGACGGCACGGCGCTGTCACTGGAAGAGAAGCCGCAGCACCCGAAGTCGCACTATGCGGTGCCCGGGCTGTACTTCTACGACAACGACGTCATCGAAATCGCACGCTCGCTGCAGAAGTCAGCGCGCGGCGAGTACGAGATCACCGACGTCAACCGGACGTATCTGGAACAGGGCCGACTCTCCGTCGAAGTGCTGGCCCGCGGGACCGCGTGGCTGGACACCGGAACCTTCGATTCCCTGCTCGATGCCAGCGATTTCGTTCGCACCATCGAACGACGCCAAGGATTGAAAGTCAGCGCGCCCGAGGAAATTGCCTGGCGTGCAGGCTTTATCAACGATGATCAGCTTGCTGCGCGCGCCAACGAACTGCTCAAATCCGGCTACGGGCAGTACCTCCTACACCTGTTGGACCGGAAGTAG